From Kineosporia succinea, the proteins below share one genomic window:
- a CDS encoding MFS transporter, protein MSTTRAWLVWSIGLLGYVLAIASRSSLSAVAVETSDRFGIAAATLSTFAVLQLGVYGAMQLPVGLILDRAGPRRVLTVGLLVMACGQALLAVTGSVPGAFAARILVGAGDATIFVSVVRLIIAWFPARSAPLLTQVTGVVAQAGQIISVVPFLALVHARGWTPAFLTLSACLLLVAVAVAVTVRNQPTDRPAPDLPAAPGVRKQVLEIWANPGTRLGFWTHFVTPAGGNVFALLWGFPYLTAGEGLSNGRAQGLLTLYVIANGAFGLLIGRFAGRHPLRRSWVVLAVVAIQALALLSLVVRPDEAPLWQLVLFVMCLGAGGPGSLVGLDFARTSNPPHLISSATGLANSAGFFASLLGVLMLGVLLDLQGAGTPDTYDLHAFRNAFCGWYLIWLVGVIGVLHNRRRLRVLMASHGVHVPPLRDVVGRYRRSR, encoded by the coding sequence GTGAGCACCACCCGGGCCTGGCTGGTCTGGTCGATCGGCCTGCTGGGCTACGTCCTCGCCATCGCCAGCCGCTCGTCGCTGTCCGCGGTCGCGGTCGAGACCTCCGACCGTTTCGGCATCGCGGCGGCCACCCTCTCCACCTTCGCCGTGCTCCAGCTGGGCGTGTACGGGGCGATGCAGCTGCCGGTCGGGCTCATCCTCGACCGCGCCGGGCCCCGTCGGGTGCTCACCGTGGGCCTGCTCGTGATGGCCTGTGGGCAGGCACTTCTCGCGGTCACCGGGAGCGTGCCGGGCGCGTTCGCCGCGCGGATCCTGGTCGGTGCGGGCGACGCGACCATCTTCGTGTCGGTGGTGCGGCTGATCATCGCCTGGTTCCCGGCGCGCAGCGCGCCGTTGCTGACCCAGGTGACGGGCGTGGTGGCTCAGGCCGGGCAGATCATCAGCGTGGTGCCGTTCCTGGCACTGGTGCACGCGCGCGGCTGGACCCCGGCGTTCCTCACCCTCTCGGCCTGCCTGCTGCTGGTGGCCGTCGCGGTGGCCGTGACGGTTCGCAACCAGCCCACCGACCGACCGGCACCCGACCTCCCGGCCGCCCCGGGCGTCCGCAAGCAGGTTCTCGAGATCTGGGCCAACCCGGGCACCCGCCTGGGCTTCTGGACGCACTTCGTGACCCCGGCCGGGGGCAACGTGTTCGCGTTGCTCTGGGGATTCCCCTACCTGACGGCGGGGGAGGGGCTCAGCAACGGCCGCGCCCAGGGGCTGCTCACCCTCTACGTCATCGCCAACGGCGCCTTCGGGCTGCTGATCGGGCGTTTCGCCGGACGCCACCCGCTGCGCCGCTCGTGGGTGGTGCTGGCGGTGGTCGCGATCCAGGCCCTGGCCCTGCTCTCGCTGGTGGTGAGGCCGGACGAGGCACCGCTGTGGCAACTGGTGCTGTTCGTGATGTGCCTGGGCGCGGGCGGCCCGGGATCGCTGGTCGGCCTCGACTTCGCCCGCACCTCGAACCCGCCGCACCTGATCAGCAGTGCCACCGGGCTGGCCAACAGCGCCGGGTTCTTCGCCTCGCTCCTCGGGGTGCTGATGCTGGGGGTGCTGCTCGACCTGCAGGGGGCGGGGACGCCGGACACCTACGACCTGCACGCCTTCCGCAACGCGTTCTGCGGCTGGTACCTGATCTGGCTGGTCGGCGTGATCGGGGTGCTGCACAACCGGCGGAGGCTGCGGGTGCTCATGGCTTCCCACGGTGTCCACGTGCCCCCGCTGCGTGACGTCGTGGGACGTTACCGGCGCTCCCGGTAG
- a CDS encoding amino acid ABC transporter ATP-binding protein, with protein MVSLTGVNKHFGSLHVLRDINLTVKTGEVVVVIGPSGSGKSTLCRTINRLETIDAGTIELDGKPLPDEGKALANLRSEVGMVFQSFNLFAHKTVLENVTLGPIKVRKAKRADAEQQALALLERVGVATQKDKYPAQLSGGQQQRVAIARALAMKPKVMLFDEPTSALDPEMINEVLDVMTSLAKEGMTMVVVTHEMGFARRAADRVVFMADGQIVEQAPPSTFFTNPSSERARDFLSKILTH; from the coding sequence CTGGTCAGCCTGACCGGCGTCAACAAGCATTTCGGGTCGCTTCACGTGCTGCGCGACATCAACCTCACGGTGAAGACCGGCGAGGTCGTGGTGGTGATCGGCCCCTCCGGTTCCGGCAAGTCCACCCTCTGCCGCACGATTAACCGGCTCGAAACAATCGACGCCGGAACGATTGAGCTCGACGGCAAGCCGCTGCCCGACGAGGGCAAGGCGCTGGCGAACCTGCGTTCCGAGGTCGGCATGGTGTTCCAGTCGTTCAACCTGTTCGCGCACAAGACCGTGCTCGAGAACGTCACCCTCGGCCCGATCAAGGTGCGCAAGGCCAAGCGGGCCGACGCCGAGCAGCAGGCACTCGCCCTGCTCGAGCGCGTGGGGGTGGCCACCCAGAAAGACAAGTACCCGGCCCAGCTCTCCGGCGGGCAGCAGCAGCGCGTGGCGATCGCCCGCGCGCTGGCGATGAAGCCGAAGGTGATGCTCTTCGACGAGCCCACCTCGGCGCTCGACCCGGAGATGATCAACGAGGTGCTCGACGTGATGACCTCGCTGGCCAAGGAGGGCATGACGATGGTGGTGGTGACGCACGAGATGGGCTTCGCCCGCCGCGCCGCCGACCGTGTGGTGTTCATGGCCGACGGCCAGATCGTCGAGCAGGCCCCGCCGAGCACCTTCTTCACCAACCCGAGCAGCGAGCGGGCCCGGGACTTCCTCTCCAAGATCCTTACGCACTGA
- the miaB gene encoding tRNA (N6-isopentenyl adenosine(37)-C2)-methylthiotransferase MiaB, whose translation MTTIESAPSAGADARTYEVRTFGCQMNVHDSERLSGMLDAAGYVPADPGGEGADLVVFNTCAVRENADNKLYGNLGQLAPVKAGKPGMQIAVGGCLAQKDRDTIVKKAPWVDVVFGTHNIGSLPVLLERARHNAEAQVEILESLEVFPSTLPTRRDSAAAAWVSISVGCNNTCTFCIVPSLRGKERDRRPGEILAEVEALVAEGVVEVTLLGQNVNTYGVEFGDRGAFAALLRAVGSIPGLERVRFTSPHPAAFTDDVIEAMAATPTVMPQLHMPLQSGSDRMLKEMRRSYRSKKFLGILEKVREQIPHAAISTDIIVGFPGETEEDFQGTLDVVAQARFAQAFTFQYSQRPGTPAATLPDQLPKKVVQERYERLLKLQEEISWRENQKLEGRVVELLVTESQGRKDGATTRLSGRAPDNRLVHFTVPDGADSPRPGDFATVRISYGAPHHLVADDLGSEYAVRRSPAGDAWERRQVDACGPVAPAASGGGVSLGIPVLRRG comes from the coding sequence ATGACGACGATCGAATCAGCGCCCTCCGCCGGGGCCGATGCCCGCACCTACGAGGTGCGCACCTTCGGCTGCCAGATGAACGTCCACGACTCCGAGCGCCTCTCCGGCATGCTCGACGCGGCCGGCTACGTGCCCGCCGACCCGGGGGGAGAGGGCGCCGACCTGGTCGTCTTCAACACCTGCGCGGTCCGTGAGAACGCCGACAACAAGCTCTACGGCAACCTCGGCCAGCTGGCCCCGGTGAAGGCAGGCAAGCCCGGGATGCAGATCGCGGTCGGGGGCTGCCTGGCCCAGAAAGACCGCGACACGATCGTCAAGAAGGCCCCCTGGGTCGACGTCGTCTTCGGCACGCACAACATCGGGTCGCTGCCGGTGCTGCTCGAGCGCGCCCGGCACAACGCCGAGGCGCAGGTCGAGATCCTGGAGTCGCTCGAGGTCTTCCCCTCGACGTTGCCCACGCGGCGCGACTCGGCCGCCGCGGCCTGGGTCTCGATCAGCGTCGGGTGCAACAACACCTGCACGTTCTGCATCGTGCCCTCGCTGCGCGGCAAGGAGCGCGACCGCCGGCCCGGCGAGATCCTCGCCGAGGTCGAGGCGCTCGTCGCCGAGGGCGTGGTCGAGGTGACCCTGCTCGGGCAGAACGTGAACACCTACGGCGTGGAGTTCGGCGACCGGGGCGCGTTCGCGGCGCTGCTGCGCGCCGTCGGCTCGATCCCGGGTCTCGAGCGGGTGCGCTTCACCAGCCCGCACCCGGCCGCGTTCACCGACGACGTGATCGAGGCGATGGCGGCCACCCCCACGGTGATGCCGCAGCTGCACATGCCGCTGCAGTCGGGGTCCGACCGCATGCTCAAGGAGATGCGCCGCTCGTACCGCTCGAAGAAGTTCCTCGGGATCCTCGAGAAGGTGCGCGAGCAGATCCCGCACGCCGCGATCTCGACGGACATCATCGTCGGCTTCCCCGGAGAGACCGAAGAAGACTTCCAGGGCACGCTCGACGTGGTCGCGCAGGCCCGGTTCGCCCAGGCCTTCACGTTCCAGTACTCGCAGCGGCCGGGCACTCCCGCGGCGACCCTGCCCGACCAGCTGCCGAAGAAGGTCGTGCAGGAGCGCTACGAACGGCTCCTGAAGCTGCAGGAAGAGATCTCCTGGCGCGAGAACCAGAAGCTCGAAGGACGCGTGGTCGAGCTTCTCGTCACCGAGAGCCAGGGGCGTAAAGACGGCGCGACGACCCGTCTGTCCGGCCGGGCTCCCGACAACCGGCTGGTGCACTTCACCGTGCCCGACGGTGCCGATTCGCCCCGTCCCGGTGACTTCGCCACGGTGCGCATCTCCTACGGGGCCCCGCACCACCTGGTCGCCGACGATCTGGGCAGTGAGTACGCGGTGCGTCGCAGTCCCGCGGGTGACGCCTGGGAGCGCCGGCAGGTGGACGCGTGTGGTCCTGTCGCTCCGGCGGCCTCCGGTGGTGGGGTCTCCCTCGGGATCCCGGTGCTGCGCCGGGGCTGA
- a CDS encoding TAXI family TRAP transporter solute-binding subunit, whose protein sequence is MRQVRALVVAMLLVLPLACSVSASGDQRALSDEEPISDRIVITTGTTAGVYYAWGLALRDQLREAHPSLDVEVVPSSGSIENLQRLSDGTADLAVSAGDAAERTASENETESGSVPLRAVARIYDDYYHLIVPRGSTLRSVDDLAGHRVAIGDPGSGTALIARRLLGLAEVGVKEKELGIVDGLQALEKGEVDAVFWSGGVPTTAVEDASERMPLRLLGLGDLARRMRAEFGAVYRPAAIPPGRYGIGEQVDTLALANLLVVRADADDELVTAVTSTIFDHRAAIAERVPAANQTDRRSAIFTGGLPLHPAAEAYYRKAKL, encoded by the coding sequence ATGCGGCAGGTACGGGCTCTCGTGGTGGCGATGCTCCTCGTGCTGCCCCTGGCCTGCTCCGTGTCAGCCTCGGGCGATCAGCGGGCGCTGTCCGACGAGGAGCCGATCAGCGACCGCATCGTGATCACCACCGGCACCACCGCCGGCGTCTACTACGCCTGGGGTCTCGCCCTGCGCGACCAGCTCCGCGAGGCGCACCCGTCGCTCGACGTCGAGGTGGTGCCCTCCAGCGGCAGCATCGAGAACCTGCAACGACTCTCCGACGGCACGGCCGACCTGGCGGTGAGCGCGGGCGACGCCGCCGAGCGCACGGCCTCCGAGAACGAGACCGAGAGCGGTTCGGTGCCGCTGCGGGCGGTCGCGCGGATCTACGACGACTACTACCACCTGATCGTGCCGCGCGGGTCGACGCTGCGGTCGGTCGACGACCTGGCCGGTCACCGGGTCGCGATCGGTGACCCCGGGTCGGGAACGGCCCTGATCGCACGGCGTCTGCTCGGCCTGGCCGAGGTCGGGGTGAAGGAGAAGGAGCTCGGCATCGTCGACGGGCTCCAGGCGCTGGAGAAGGGCGAGGTCGACGCGGTGTTCTGGTCGGGCGGCGTGCCCACGACCGCGGTCGAGGACGCCAGCGAGCGCATGCCCCTGCGCCTGCTGGGGCTGGGCGACCTGGCCCGGCGGATGCGCGCGGAGTTCGGCGCGGTCTACCGGCCGGCGGCGATCCCGCCCGGGCGCTACGGGATCGGTGAGCAGGTCGACACCCTGGCGCTGGCCAATCTGCTGGTGGTGCGGGCCGACGCGGACGACGAGCTGGTGACGGCCGTGACCTCGACGATCTTCGACCACCGGGCGGCGATCGCCGAGCGGGTCCCGGCGGCGAACCAGACCGACCGGCGCTCGGCCATCTTCACCGGTGGCCTGCCGCTGCACCCGGCGGCGGAGGCGTACTACCGCAAGGCCAAGCTGTGA
- a CDS encoding sensor histidine kinase gives MRTRLSALLLLLMGVVLASLGVPLMSGIASDEARTLHTDRMADLSLFVSKVQFDPDDAAVEELALERDLRRYEDLYDVSVTVYDAARVPRFSGHENTAPQITPAQDAALDTALSGRLTEVWDQIQPWDSEPLVAAQPVVRDGDVVGAVVSVSPVDSAAGRVLQRWSILIALELIALVGAVALADRLARWLLKPVGRLDEAAHQISAGDLSARVPTGSGPPELRRLETSFNEMAVHVQDAVEAQRAFVADASHQLRNPLAALLMRLEALNLAADLPGASPARQSEAMERALADGKHLAGTLDRMLALARVENGGAPAAPLDVAEVVDERLAFWMVVADRRDIHLVRRGAAHARAQHDAGALAGALDAVLDNALKYSPEGGTVTVLVRPSSVTTPQPPPVPLAGPSSSPVLALVSTPPAPDTGVEVIVSDDGPGVPAEELPRVGDRFWRSEASEASETEGTGLGMSIAKTLMGRHDGTLDVTAGEESGLSVRLWVPPVPGPR, from the coding sequence TTGAGAACCCGTCTCTCCGCCCTGCTCCTCCTGCTCATGGGTGTCGTGCTCGCCTCGCTCGGGGTGCCGCTGATGTCCGGCATCGCCTCCGACGAGGCCCGCACCCTGCACACCGACCGGATGGCCGACCTCTCGCTGTTCGTCAGCAAGGTGCAGTTCGACCCGGACGACGCCGCGGTCGAGGAACTCGCCCTCGAACGCGACCTGCGCCGCTACGAAGATCTCTACGACGTCTCCGTCACCGTCTACGACGCCGCCCGCGTGCCCCGCTTCAGCGGCCACGAGAACACCGCTCCCCAGATCACCCCGGCCCAGGACGCCGCCCTCGACACCGCCCTGTCCGGCCGCCTCACCGAGGTCTGGGACCAGATCCAGCCCTGGGACTCCGAGCCCCTCGTCGCCGCCCAGCCGGTGGTGCGCGACGGTGACGTGGTCGGCGCGGTGGTCAGCGTGTCACCCGTCGACTCGGCCGCCGGGCGCGTGCTGCAGCGCTGGTCGATCCTCATCGCCCTCGAGCTCATCGCCCTGGTCGGCGCCGTCGCGCTCGCCGACCGGCTGGCCCGCTGGCTGCTCAAACCGGTCGGGCGGCTCGACGAGGCGGCCCACCAGATCTCCGCCGGCGACCTGTCCGCCCGCGTCCCCACCGGCTCCGGCCCACCCGAACTGCGCCGCCTCGAGACCTCGTTCAACGAGATGGCCGTGCACGTCCAGGACGCCGTCGAGGCCCAGCGCGCGTTCGTCGCCGACGCCAGCCACCAGCTCCGCAACCCGCTGGCCGCCCTGCTCATGCGGCTCGAGGCCCTCAATCTCGCCGCCGACCTGCCCGGCGCCTCACCGGCCCGGCAGAGCGAGGCGATGGAACGCGCGCTCGCCGACGGCAAGCACCTGGCCGGCACCCTCGACCGGATGCTCGCGCTGGCCCGGGTCGAGAACGGCGGTGCCCCGGCCGCCCCGCTCGACGTCGCCGAGGTGGTGGACGAGCGGCTCGCCTTCTGGATGGTCGTCGCCGACCGTCGGGACATCCACCTGGTGCGGCGCGGCGCCGCGCACGCCCGGGCCCAGCACGACGCCGGCGCGCTGGCCGGGGCGCTCGACGCCGTCCTCGACAACGCCCTCAAGTACTCACCGGAGGGCGGCACCGTGACCGTGCTCGTGCGTCCGTCGTCGGTGACCACCCCGCAACCGCCGCCGGTGCCGCTCGCCGGGCCCAGTTCGTCCCCCGTTCTGGCCCTGGTGAGCACCCCACCCGCCCCGGACACGGGGGTCGAGGTGATCGTGAGTGACGACGGCCCCGGGGTGCCCGCGGAGGAGCTGCCCCGGGTGGGCGACCGGTTCTGGCGTTCCGAGGCCTCGGAGGCGTCCGAGACCGAGGGCACCGGCCTGGGCATGTCGATCGCGAAAACCCTGATGGGACGCCACGACGGCACCCTCGACGTGACCGCGGGGGAGGAGAGTGGCCTCAGCGTCCGGCTGTGGGTGCCACCGGTGCCCGGCCCTCGCTAG
- a CDS encoding glutamate ABC transporter substrate-binding protein translates to MRISKAAAAAAVAVLALTACGGGSDSDDTGAAAVNDDATFEAGTTMETLQKAGKITIGTKFDQPGFGLKGLSDAPEGFDVEIAKIIAAGLGIDDDGITWVETPSAVRETKIEDGEVSLVAATYTINDERKKRITFAGPYYEAGQQIMVRSDDSAITGPDSFKENSALKVCSVAGSTPADNIGEYLASKSQLVTFDVYSKCADALRTKQVDAVTTDNVILLGLVGDSDGAFKVVGDTFTKEPYGIGIKKGDVAFCNYIVDTLKKASEDGSYEKAWTETAGKVEGAQTPTLPTADACA, encoded by the coding sequence ATGCGCATCAGCAAGGCCGCCGCGGCCGCGGCCGTCGCCGTCCTGGCCCTCACCGCCTGCGGCGGGGGCAGCGACTCCGACGACACCGGCGCGGCGGCGGTGAACGACGACGCCACCTTCGAGGCCGGCACCACGATGGAGACCCTGCAGAAGGCCGGCAAGATCACCATCGGCACCAAGTTCGACCAGCCCGGCTTCGGCCTCAAGGGCCTGAGCGACGCCCCCGAGGGCTTCGACGTCGAGATCGCCAAGATCATCGCGGCCGGCCTGGGCATCGACGACGACGGCATCACCTGGGTCGAGACCCCGTCCGCCGTGCGCGAGACCAAGATCGAGGACGGCGAGGTCAGCCTGGTCGCCGCCACGTACACGATCAACGACGAGCGCAAGAAGCGCATCACGTTCGCCGGCCCGTACTACGAGGCCGGCCAGCAGATCATGGTGCGCAGCGACGACTCGGCGATCACCGGGCCGGACTCCTTCAAGGAGAACTCCGCGCTCAAGGTGTGCTCGGTGGCCGGTTCGACGCCCGCCGACAACATCGGTGAGTACCTCGCGAGCAAGAGCCAGCTGGTCACGTTCGACGTGTACAGCAAGTGCGCCGACGCCCTGCGCACCAAGCAGGTCGACGCCGTCACCACCGACAACGTCATTCTGCTGGGCCTGGTCGGCGACTCCGACGGCGCGTTCAAGGTGGTCGGCGACACCTTCACCAAGGAGCCCTACGGCATCGGCATCAAGAAGGGTGACGTCGCCTTCTGCAACTACATCGTCGACACCCTGAAGAAGGCCTCGGAAGACGGCTCGTACGAGAAGGCCTGGACCGAGACGGCCGGCAAGGTCGAGGGCGCCCAGACGCCGACCCTGCCCACCGCCGACGCCTGCGCCTGA
- a CDS encoding response regulator transcription factor, translating to MRVLLVEDDARLGAALSDVLRVHGMEVEHVTTARMALSRLNARTEAVVLDLGLPDRDGFEVCSRIRRTHDVPILMATARSDLTARVHGLNLGADDYLVKPYDVRELLARLHAISRRHKRDSVPSGPGATDPADDPELRTPLGTGDAPVTEEPPGLSPDEIVIDVSSRTVVKGGTAIALTRKEFDLLALLARHPGVVFRREQIISEVWQSTWDGLGRTLEVHVAAVRSKTGSPGLIETVRGVGYRLAIGAASSTWT from the coding sequence ATGCGTGTGCTGCTGGTGGAAGACGACGCGCGGCTCGGAGCCGCGTTGTCCGACGTGCTGCGTGTGCACGGCATGGAGGTCGAGCACGTCACCACGGCCCGCATGGCGCTGTCCCGGCTGAACGCCCGCACCGAGGCGGTCGTGCTCGACCTGGGCCTGCCCGACCGTGACGGCTTCGAGGTCTGCAGCCGCATCCGCCGCACGCACGACGTGCCGATCCTGATGGCCACGGCCCGCTCCGACCTCACGGCCCGGGTGCACGGCCTCAACCTCGGCGCCGACGACTACCTGGTCAAGCCCTACGACGTGCGCGAGCTGCTCGCCCGCCTGCACGCCATCTCCCGGCGGCACAAACGGGACTCGGTCCCGTCCGGCCCGGGCGCCACGGATCCCGCCGACGACCCCGAACTGCGGACGCCTCTGGGAACCGGTGACGCACCGGTCACCGAGGAGCCGCCCGGGTTGTCACCCGACGAGATCGTCATCGACGTCAGCAGCCGCACCGTGGTCAAGGGAGGCACCGCGATCGCCCTGACCCGCAAGGAGTTCGACCTGCTGGCCCTGCTCGCCCGCCATCCGGGCGTGGTGTTCCGGCGCGAGCAGATCATCAGCGAGGTCTGGCAGTCCACCTGGGACGGACTCGGCCGCACCCTCGAGGTGCACGTGGCCGCGGTGCGTTCCAAGACCGGGTCACCCGGGCTGATCGAGACGGTGCGCGGCGTCGGGTACCGGCTGGCGATCGGTGCGGCGAGCAGTACCTGGACCTGA